CAGTCGACATCCAAACGGGAGGTGGTCATGGGCCGCGTATCGCAGGCACAGGCGGAGGAGAATCGCAGGCGGGTCGTGGACACCGCATCCCGCCTGTTCCGGGAGCAGGGCACACAGGTCAGCGTCGCCGACCTGATGAAGGCGGCCGGTCTGACCCACGGCGCGTTCTACAAGCAGTTCGCCTCCAAGGAGGCGCTCGTCGACGAGGCCACCGCCCACGCCTTCGCCGAACTCACCCAGCGCTACGGCACTGGGCTCGAGCAGCACGACGGGCAACGCGACGCCGCCCAGCAGGCGCTGATCGACACCTACCTCTCCGCCGAGCACCGCGACGACCCGGCGGACGGCTGCCCGGTCGCCGCGCTCGCCACCGACATCGCGCGCGAGGGCGGGGGACGTGCGGCCCGTCGCGTCTACACCGAGGGAGTGGCCGGCTTCGCCGACTTCCTCGCCACCGACGACCAGGACGGCATCGTCCGCCTCTGCACCCTGTTCGGCGCACTGGTCCTGTCCCGGGCCACCAAGGGCTCCCCACTGTCCGGGGAGATCCTCGCCGCCGCGCACGCAGCTTTGACGGAAACCGGCTGATCAAGGGCGCGCGCTCGTGGGCGACGAGGCGTCTGCGGCCAGGCGGAGACGGTGGGAAAGGCGCCGGCGTCCGGCGCACCGACTGAGCGTCGATGATCCCCGCCGAAGGCTGCGCCTCACGGCCTCGCGCTCACGAACCTTCCCACGCAGCCGGTCATGGAATTCCGCGACCGGCCCGTGCTCCCGCCACCGCCGGAAGAGGCCCTGCCTTCATGCCCCGACGGGCCACGGACCACCCGCGCGGGAACCTTGTTCACCCCACACGCTCCACGACCACCGACCGAGCTGACAGGTGCCGGTGTCATCGCTGGATGGCGTACAGAGCGTGGTCCTTACTGCCGACGTAGACCACATCGCCCGCCACCATCGGGGAGCACTCCAGACCAGCGCC
This genomic interval from Streptomyces sp. NBC_00464 contains the following:
- a CDS encoding TetR/AcrR family transcriptional regulator → MGRVSQAQAEENRRRVVDTASRLFREQGTQVSVADLMKAAGLTHGAFYKQFASKEALVDEATAHAFAELTQRYGTGLEQHDGQRDAAQQALIDTYLSAEHRDDPADGCPVAALATDIAREGGGRAARRVYTEGVAGFADFLATDDQDGIVRLCTLFGALVLSRATKGSPLSGEILAAAHAALTETG